A genomic segment from Desulfurobacterium pacificum encodes:
- the rplX gene encoding 50S ribosomal protein L24, which translates to MAKKKFKIKAGDKVVVIAGKDKGKVGKVLKVLPEEERVIVEGVRIVKKHLRPSAKYPEGGIIEKEAPIHISNVMLVDPKTGEPTRIGIKFVDGKKVRYAKKSGEIIDEISKPQKAGR; encoded by the coding sequence ATGGCTAAGAAGAAGTTCAAAATAAAAGCTGGTGATAAGGTTGTTGTTATCGCCGGGAAGGATAAAGGAAAAGTAGGAAAAGTTCTTAAAGTCCTTCCCGAAGAAGAAAGAGTTATCGTTGAAGGTGTAAGGATTGTTAAAAAGCACCTTCGCCCCAGTGCGAAGTATCCGGAAGGTGGCATTATTGAAAAAGAAGCTCCTATCCATATAAGCAACGTTATGCTCGTTGACCCTAAAACTGGGGAACCTACAAGGATTGGTATAAAGTTTGTTGATGGTAAAAAAGTTCGTTATGCCAAGAAGTCTGGTGAAATTATTGACGAAATCAGTAAACCACAAAAGGCGGGTCGGTAA
- the rpmC gene encoding 50S ribosomal protein L29 encodes MKKLTEELRQKSTDELKKMVVELKEKLLKLRFKNAFGQLDNPMEIRKTRRQIARILTILRERGVKL; translated from the coding sequence ATGAAAAAGCTGACAGAAGAATTGAGACAAAAATCAACTGATGAACTTAAGAAGATGGTTGTTGAGCTGAAGGAAAAACTTCTCAAGTTGAGATTTAAGAACGCTTTTGGTCAGCTTGACAACCCCATGGAGATAAGAAAAACCAGAAGACAGATTGCAAGAATTCTTACTATCCTCAGGGAACGTGGCGTTAAGCTTTAA
- the rpsQ gene encoding 30S ribosomal protein S17: MAEVRINRRKVRVGVVVSDKMDKTVVVRVTREFRHPVYGKRVKFSKKYMAHDENNQCQVGDVVKIMETRPLSKRKRWRVVEIVEKAKKLGGETEE, encoded by the coding sequence ATGGCTGAAGTTAGAATCAATAGAAGAAAAGTTAGAGTAGGGGTTGTTGTAAGCGATAAGATGGATAAGACTGTAGTTGTGAGAGTTACAAGGGAATTCCGTCACCCTGTTTACGGTAAAAGAGTGAAGTTTTCTAAGAAGTATATGGCTCACGATGAGAACAATCAGTGCCAGGTTGGTGATGTGGTTAAGATTATGGAGACTCGTCCTCTTTCTAAACGTAAGAGATGGAGAGTAGTTGAGATTGTTGAGAAAGCCAAAAAACTTGGCGGAGAAACTGAAGAGTAA
- the rplN gene encoding 50S ribosomal protein L14: MIQVQTYLTVADNTGAKRVQCIRVLGGSNRKYASLGDQIVVTVKDAIPNATAKKGEVYRAVVVRTKKEVRRPDGTYIKFDDNACVLLNKQGEPLGTRILGPVAREARQKGYTKIASLAPEVI; this comes from the coding sequence ATGATTCAGGTTCAAACATACTTAACAGTTGCTGATAACACTGGAGCAAAGCGTGTCCAGTGTATCAGAGTTTTAGGCGGTTCAAACAGAAAGTACGCTTCTTTAGGTGACCAAATTGTTGTCACGGTTAAAGATGCTATTCCTAACGCAACAGCTAAAAAGGGAGAAGTTTACAGAGCTGTTGTTGTTAGGACGAAAAAGGAAGTTAGACGTCCTGATGGAACTTACATCAAGTTTGATGACAATGCATGTGTTCTTCTTAATAAACAGGGAGAACCTTTGGGAACTCGTATTTTAGGTCCTGTTGCAAGAGAAGCGAGACAGAAAGGTTATACGAAGATAGCCTCTCTTGCTCCGGAAGTTATTTAA
- the rplP gene encoding 50S ribosomal protein L16, whose protein sequence is MLMPKRTKYRKQQRGRLKGKSYRGNRLAFGDYGIQALEPHYVTTNQIEAARVAMTRTMKRGGKVWIRIFPDKPYTKKPLETRMGKGKGNVETWVAKVLPGRIMFEIAGVPEDVAMEALRLAIHKLPMKCRIVKREETPAGEE, encoded by the coding sequence ATGTTAATGCCAAAGAGAACGAAGTATAGAAAGCAGCAAAGGGGAAGATTAAAGGGTAAGTCTTACAGAGGAAACAGGCTTGCTTTTGGTGATTATGGTATTCAAGCCCTTGAGCCTCACTACGTTACTACCAACCAAATAGAGGCTGCAAGAGTTGCTATGACAAGAACTATGAAAAGAGGTGGTAAGGTTTGGATTAGAATCTTTCCGGATAAACCTTACACCAAAAAACCTCTTGAAACTCGTATGGGTAAAGGTAAGGGTAATGTAGAAACTTGGGTAGCTAAAGTTTTACCTGGAAGAATTATGTTTGAAATTGCTGGTGTCCCTGAAGACGTTGCTATGGAAGCTTTAAGGCTTGCTATACATAAACTTCCTATGAAATGTCGTATCGTCAAGAGAGAAGAAACTCCAGCAGGCGAGGAGTAA